A genomic stretch from Jatrophihabitans sp. includes:
- a CDS encoding acyl carrier protein yields the protein MQRGRAPVATNEEILAGMAEILNEVADVAEEDVTVEKSFTDDLDVDSLSMVEVAMAAEEKFGVKIPDEELPKLKTVGDAVSYISANPS from the coding sequence ATGCAGAGAGGTAGAGCACCTGTGGCAACGAACGAAGAGATCCTGGCTGGCATGGCGGAGATCCTGAACGAGGTCGCCGATGTCGCCGAAGAGGACGTGACCGTCGAGAAGTCCTTCACCGACGACCTCGATGTCGACTCGCTGTCCATGGTCGAGGTCGCGATGGCGGCTGAGGAGAAGTTCGGCGTCAAGATCCCGGATGAGGAACTGCCCAAGCTCAAGACCGTCGGCGACGCCGTCAGCTACATCAGCGCCAACCCGAGCTGA
- a CDS encoding beta-ketoacyl-[acyl-carrier-protein] synthase family protein translates to MTETVVNTSDPVVVTGLGATTPLGGDVDSFWSALLAGTSGVVALPFDWASTIAVRIGAPMAVDPAGVLPRVQARRLDRSEQAALVASAQAWADAGFKGTSDENGLDPSRVAVAIGTGIGGVTSLMHQHDILLEKGPSKVSPLMIPMNMPNGPAAYVGLQIGARAGVYTPVSACASGAEAIAYGLDLLQLDRADLVVVGGTEACIHPLTMSGFAQMRAMSTRNDEPERASRPYDKNRDGFVLGEGAGVLVLERLSSARARGRQPYAVLGGAGITADSYDIVQPDPDGGGQVRAAKTAIRRSGVALSDVVHVNAHATSTPAGDMAEARWIATLLGEQTVVTGTKSMTGHLLGASGAIEAIATVLSVVNDVVPPTINLDDPEDGLNVDVPTKAREMTVTAALNDSFGFGGHNASLLFHKL, encoded by the coding sequence ATGACCGAGACCGTGGTGAACACCAGCGACCCGGTGGTGGTGACCGGCCTTGGCGCGACCACACCGCTCGGCGGCGATGTCGACTCCTTCTGGAGCGCGTTGCTGGCGGGGACGTCCGGCGTGGTGGCTCTGCCCTTCGACTGGGCCTCGACCATCGCGGTCCGGATCGGCGCGCCGATGGCCGTCGACCCGGCCGGGGTGCTGCCCCGGGTGCAGGCCCGCCGGCTGGACCGGTCCGAGCAGGCCGCCCTGGTGGCTTCGGCCCAGGCCTGGGCGGACGCCGGCTTCAAGGGCACCTCGGACGAGAACGGCCTGGACCCGTCCCGGGTCGCGGTCGCCATCGGCACCGGGATCGGCGGCGTGACCAGCCTGATGCACCAGCACGACATCCTGCTGGAGAAGGGGCCGAGCAAGGTCTCGCCGCTGATGATCCCGATGAACATGCCCAACGGGCCGGCGGCCTACGTCGGGCTGCAGATCGGGGCCCGGGCCGGCGTCTACACCCCGGTCAGTGCCTGCGCTTCGGGCGCCGAGGCAATCGCCTACGGCCTGGACCTGCTGCAGCTGGATCGGGCGGACCTGGTCGTGGTCGGCGGCACCGAGGCCTGCATCCACCCGCTGACCATGTCGGGCTTCGCCCAGATGCGGGCGATGTCCACCCGCAACGACGAGCCCGAGCGGGCTTCGCGGCCCTACGACAAGAACCGGGACGGCTTCGTGCTCGGCGAAGGCGCCGGCGTCCTGGTGCTCGAACGCCTTTCCTCCGCCCGGGCCCGCGGCCGGCAGCCGTACGCGGTGCTCGGCGGGGCCGGCATCACCGCCGACTCCTATGACATCGTCCAGCCCGATCCGGACGGCGGCGGCCAGGTCCGTGCGGCCAAGACCGCGATCCGGCGCTCAGGGGTGGCGCTGTCCGATGTCGTGCACGTCAACGCCCACGCCACCTCCACGCCGGCCGGCGACATGGCCGAGGCGCGCTGGATCGCCACCCTGCTGGGTGAGCAGACGGTGGTCACCGGCACCAAGTCGATGACCGGCCACCTGCTCGGCGCGTCCGGCGCGATCGAGGCCATCGCCACCGTGCTGAGCGTGGTCAACGATGTGGTGCCGCCGACCATCAACCTCGATGACCCGGAGGACGGCTTGAACGTCGACGTTCCCACCAAGGCCCGGGAAATGACCGTGACAGCCGCGCTGAACGACTCGTTCGGCTTCGGCGGCCACAACGCCTCGCTGCTGTTCCACAAGCTCTGA